ATTTTATCGCTGAAAGATCTCGACGAAGCATACCGCTTCTTCGATGACCTGGCGACAGTGAACGAAATTCAGTCGCTGGCACAGCGCCTTGAGGTTGCCCGCATGCTTCGCGAAGGCAAGACTTATCATAAAATCGAGACCGAAACAGGAGCGAGCACGGCAACGATTTCCCGTGTCAAGCGCTGCCTGAACTATGGCAACGATGCGTATGAAATGGCGCTTGAAAGATTGAAAGAGCAGGAAAACGCTGAAAAAGCGAAATAATATCATGATGGGAGGGCGGAACCTGATGTGGTTCCGTTCTTTTTTGTGGCTGGCGGCGGAATTGGAATAAAAGCTGGATTTTTTCCAATTCGCTATAAATATTAATTTTGGATAATATCAGCGGTATATCTGCTCGTTAAAATCACCAAACTCATACAAAAAGACTGGAAAAAAACACTGATAATTTCCAGTTCGCCAATAAAATTCGAAAATCGCCAATAAAAATTTATTTTCGCCAATAAAATTGTAAAATCGCCAATAAAAATCAAAAATCGCCAATAAAATTGTGAACTCCGCCAATAACCTGGTTACTAGCTAACTTTTACGGGTAGGGGGTAGGTAAAATACAAGATTTGGAGTGAGTTGATGGGGGCAAGTTTGACGGTCATTGCGATAGTTATTATTTATTTAGGCATTATGGTGATGATTGGGTACATATCTTCGAAAAAAATCAATGATAATGAGGATTTCCTAATAGCGGGGCGCAAAATGGGACCTTGGCTGCTGGCGGGTAGCCTTGCCGCGACCGAGGTCGGAGGCGGCTCTTCTCTAGGTGTGGTGGAAAAGGCTTATGGCGAGTGGGGGCTGTCGGCTGTCTGGTATGTCATTACAATGGCGATTGCGTTCATTGTACTGGCGTTCCTGGCGCCGATGCTTCGGGAAGCGGCGGTCAAAACGGTGCCCGAATACTTTCGCAGGCGATATGGTGAAGCGAATTCACTGGTCACGTCGATTATTATGCTGCTGCCGATGGTCGGACTGACAGCAGTGCAGTTCATCGCTTCAGCTACGATTCTGTCCGTCATGACA
This window of the Mesobacillus jeotgali genome carries:
- a CDS encoding YerC/YecD family TrpR-related protein, which gives rise to MQIDKLRGKELDQLFKAILSLKDLDEAYRFFDDLATVNEIQSLAQRLEVARMLREGKTYHKIETETGASTATISRVKRCLNYGNDAYEMALERLKEQENAEKAK